One window of the Chryseobacterium sp. CY350 genome contains the following:
- a CDS encoding homogentisate 1,2-dioxygenase, which yields MRYHQSGNIPPKRHTIFKSPEDKFYYEQLFGTEGFHGISSLLYHVHRPTQIKSIGEPKDVSPKIAVSKNVTPRMFKGMNVTPEDDFMDSRKFLMVNNDLKMGLSKPRKSMDYFYKNAECDELLYVHNGSGILKTFVGDLEFSFGDYLIIPRGTIYQVEVNSDDTVFFVVESHSPIYTPKRYRNEFGQLLEHSPFCERDIIAPTFKEPKDEKGEFLIKVKKENQITDFIYATHPFDVVGWDGYFYPYKFNIKNFEPITGRIHQPPPVHQTFEAHNFVVCSFCARMYDYHPMAIPAPYNHSNIDSDEVLFYTEGDFMSRNHIDLMDFTLHPGGIVHGPHPGAMERSIGKKFTEEYAVMVDPFRPLQITEEAMKVEDPSYKTSWLENEDHDLKDRLQE from the coding sequence ATGAGATACCATCAATCGGGAAATATCCCACCAAAAAGGCATACGATTTTCAAATCTCCAGAAGATAAATTCTACTACGAGCAGCTTTTCGGAACGGAAGGTTTTCACGGAATTTCATCTTTGCTCTATCACGTTCATCGCCCAACACAGATCAAATCGATTGGTGAACCGAAAGACGTTTCTCCGAAAATTGCGGTGAGTAAAAACGTGACTCCACGAATGTTTAAAGGAATGAATGTCACTCCTGAAGACGATTTTATGGACAGCCGAAAATTTCTGATGGTAAACAATGACCTGAAAATGGGATTGTCGAAGCCAAGGAAATCGATGGATTATTTCTACAAAAATGCCGAATGTGACGAACTTTTATACGTTCATAACGGAAGCGGAATCTTAAAAACTTTCGTTGGCGATCTGGAATTTTCTTTTGGTGATTACCTTATTATTCCGAGAGGAACAATTTATCAGGTCGAGGTAAATTCTGATGATACTGTATTTTTTGTGGTGGAAAGTCATTCGCCGATTTACACTCCGAAAAGATATAGAAACGAGTTTGGGCAACTTTTGGAACATTCGCCGTTTTGCGAAAGAGACATCATAGCTCCTACTTTTAAAGAACCGAAAGATGAAAAAGGGGAATTTTTAATTAAAGTAAAAAAAGAAAATCAGATTACAGATTTCATCTATGCGACACATCCTTTTGATGTTGTAGGTTGGGACGGTTATTTTTATCCTTATAAATTTAATATTAAAAATTTTGAACCCATTACAGGTAGAATTCACCAACCACCACCGGTTCACCAGACTTTTGAAGCGCATAATTTTGTAGTTTGTTCGTTCTGCGCAAGAATGTACGACTATCATCCGATGGCAATTCCTGCACCTTATAATCACTCAAATATTGATTCTGACGAAGTTTTATTTTACACAGAAGGAGATTTTATGAGTAGAAATCATATTGATTTGATGGATTTCACTTTACATCCTGGAGGAATTGTTCACGGACCTCATCCGGGAGCGATGGAAAGAAGTATCGGCAAAAAATTCACTGAAGAATATGCGGTTATGGTTGACCCGTTCCGTCCGTTGCAGATCACAGAAGAAGCAATGAAAGTGGAAGATCCTTCGTACAAAACTTCTTGGCTGGAAAATGAAGATCATGACTTGAAAGACCGTTTGCAGGAGTAG
- a CDS encoding carboxymuconolactone decarboxylase family protein: MSTRIKILSANSESYKAMMNLEMTLQTTSLSNIQKELIKTRASQINGCAFCLDMHTKDALKYGETAQRLFLLNAWRETDLFTEEEKVILAMTEEITLINQKGLTDETYEKATQYFDDEQIRSIIMAVITINMWNRIAISTHLQVPKN; the protein is encoded by the coding sequence ATGAGTACACGTATCAAAATTTTAAGCGCAAATTCTGAGTCTTACAAAGCAATGATGAATCTGGAAATGACTTTGCAAACAACGTCATTAAGCAATATTCAGAAAGAACTGATAAAAACCCGTGCGTCCCAAATCAATGGCTGTGCTTTCTGCCTGGATATGCATACGAAAGATGCATTGAAATATGGTGAAACAGCTCAGAGACTCTTTCTTCTCAATGCCTGGAGAGAAACAGATCTTTTTACCGAAGAAGAAAAAGTGATCTTAGCTATGACTGAAGAAATTACATTAATCAATCAAAAAGGACTGACTGACGAAACCTACGAAAAAGCGACACAGTATTTTGACGATGAGCAGATCAGAAGTATCATCATGGCAGTTATCACTATTAATATGTGGAACCGAATTGCAATCAGCACGCATTTGCAGGTTCCTAAGAATTAG
- a CDS encoding PPC domain-containing DNA-binding protein, with protein sequence MKSISALLFTLFLVINLSAQEKEICRYTKTPTGFLMVLREGDDVISRIENLAKTENIPSASFTGIGFAADVTFGFYDFNAKKFNPKTFKKVEMGSLTGSIAWNEKGASIHIHGVATDDKFKAFGGHILSMHVGTGSIEIYITVSDKKLERKIEQPLNANVLQLSCQQ encoded by the coding sequence ATGAAATCAATTTCAGCTTTATTATTTACACTTTTTCTTGTGATCAACCTTTCGGCTCAGGAAAAAGAAATCTGCAGATATACAAAAACTCCTACCGGATTTCTGATGGTTCTTCGTGAAGGTGATGATGTAATTTCAAGAATAGAAAATCTTGCGAAAACGGAAAATATACCTTCAGCAAGCTTTACAGGAATTGGTTTTGCAGCAGATGTTACTTTCGGATTTTATGATTTTAATGCAAAAAAATTTAATCCTAAAACTTTTAAAAAAGTAGAAATGGGAAGCCTCACAGGATCAATCGCCTGGAATGAAAAAGGTGCATCGATCCATATTCACGGTGTTGCAACAGACGACAAATTCAAAGCTTTTGGTGGACACATTTTATCAATGCACGTTGGCACAGGTTCTATTGAAATCTATATCACCGTCAGCGACAAAAAATTAGAAAGAAAAATAGAGCAACCTTTGAACGCCAATGTTTTGCAGTTAAGTTGCCAGCAATAA
- a CDS encoding Crp/Fnr family transcriptional regulator, with protein sequence METFKTHLDKFIKINDEEFSSVFSFFQVLKVDKKQNLMLEGEICKSMYFVLNGCLRKFFINEKGVEQTTEFAIENWWITDTYAYERQTKTDFNIQSVEKSTILAIDLQNQEELLKKHPVMERYFRIIYQRSYAASERRIRFLYEMTREELYVHFSTQYPWFIQRIPQYLIASFLGFTPEYLSEIRAKLRS encoded by the coding sequence ATGGAAACATTCAAAACACATTTAGATAAATTTATTAAGATCAATGACGAAGAATTTTCTTCGGTATTTTCTTTTTTTCAGGTTTTAAAAGTAGATAAAAAGCAGAATCTGATGTTGGAAGGGGAAATCTGTAAATCAATGTATTTTGTTCTGAATGGTTGTCTTAGAAAGTTTTTTATCAACGAAAAAGGAGTAGAGCAGACTACAGAGTTTGCCATAGAAAATTGGTGGATTACTGATACTTATGCGTATGAAAGGCAAACGAAAACGGATTTTAATATTCAGTCGGTTGAGAAATCGACTATTCTTGCCATCGATTTGCAAAATCAGGAAGAATTGCTGAAAAAACATCCTGTGATGGAACGATATTTCAGAATAATTTACCAAAGATCGTATGCTGCTTCCGAAAGAAGAATCCGTTTTTTATATGAGATGACCCGAGAAGAATTGTATGTGCATTTCAGCACGCAATACCCGTGGTTTATCCAGAGGATTCCGCAATATCTGATTGCTTCTTTTTTAGGTTTTACGCCGGAATATCTAAGCGAAATCAGAGCGAAATTACGATCTTAA
- a CDS encoding putative quinol monooxygenase has protein sequence MKIYLTAIIKTKEEHRTEVLEVLRNMVKETRKEESNELYTLHQGIENKNHFVFYEIWKSDEGLKKHNEQPYIKAFGDLIDEKLQEKPQIYLTEII, from the coding sequence ATGAAAATATATCTTACGGCAATCATCAAAACAAAAGAAGAGCACAGAACCGAAGTTTTAGAAGTTCTCCGGAATATGGTAAAAGAGACTCGTAAAGAGGAATCCAACGAATTGTATACACTTCATCAGGGAATCGAAAATAAAAATCATTTTGTTTTCTACGAAATCTGGAAAAGTGACGAAGGGCTAAAAAAACATAATGAACAGCCTTACATTAAAGCTTTCGGAGACTTAATTGATGAAAAACTGCAGGAAAAACCTCAGATTTATTTGACTGAAATTATTTAA
- a CDS encoding TonB-dependent receptor plug domain-containing protein yields MRRILFSVVFLSSYCFSQETDSLDLNQTEKIDSVKIPSKNEIKTKSIDDVVITGTIKPMSRSKSPVAVEIYSQKFFQKNPTPNVFEAIAMVNGVKPQLNCSVCNTGDIHINGLEGPYTMILIDGMPIVSSLSTVYGLSGIPNSLIDRIEVVKGPASSLYGSEAMGGVINIITKNALTAPKISVDLMTTSWAENNFDLSTKFTFGKNIASILSLNYFNFNKKIDQNNDNFTDAALQNRISVFNKWNFQRRENRLASFALRYLYEDRFGGEMQWNKSYRGSNEVYGESIYTNRIEAFGVYQWPIKESVITQFSYNFHDQNSFYGSNPFTATQKVAFAQTYWDKKLGDHDLILGATFKKTFYDDNTPGTLSADGFTNNPMKSPIFGAFIQDQWEINEKHTLLLGYRFDYDKIHHSVHSPRFAWKFSPNPYHTLRLNFGTGFRVVNLFTEDHAALTGSREVVIQSDLKPERSVNGNLNYMWKIPVGDRMINFDASAFYTYFSNKIVGDFDSEPDKIIYDNLQGYGVSRGLSLNLDYSFSFPFSINLGITYLDVYQKFDGENEKVQQLHAPKWSGTYSLTYKFPSNLTIDFTGQFYGPMRLPVLPNDYRPEYSPFNSLANVQVSKSFESGFEVYCGIKNLFNFTPNDPLMRPFDPFDKNVNDPINNPNHYTFDTTYGYAPMQRIRGFLGVKYNLR; encoded by the coding sequence ATGAGGCGAATATTATTTTCTGTAGTTTTTCTGTCATCTTACTGTTTCTCTCAGGAGACGGATAGTTTAGATTTAAATCAAACAGAAAAGATAGATTCTGTTAAGATTCCGTCAAAAAATGAAATCAAAACAAAAAGTATTGATGATGTGGTGATTACCGGAACGATAAAGCCGATGAGCAGATCGAAAAGTCCGGTTGCAGTTGAAATTTACAGCCAGAAATTTTTTCAGAAGAACCCGACTCCGAATGTTTTTGAAGCGATTGCAATGGTGAACGGAGTAAAACCTCAACTGAATTGTTCGGTTTGTAACACGGGAGATATTCATATCAATGGTTTGGAAGGACCTTACACGATGATTTTGATAGACGGAATGCCAATTGTAAGTTCGCTCTCAACAGTTTATGGTTTAAGTGGAATTCCGAATAGTTTAATTGACAGAATTGAGGTCGTAAAAGGCCCCGCTTCTTCTCTTTACGGTTCTGAAGCGATGGGCGGAGTAATTAATATTATCACCAAAAATGCTTTGACAGCTCCAAAAATAAGCGTAGATCTCATGACAACAAGCTGGGCTGAAAATAATTTTGATCTTTCCACAAAATTCACTTTCGGGAAAAATATTGCTTCCATTTTAAGTTTGAATTATTTTAATTTTAACAAAAAAATCGATCAGAATAATGATAATTTCACGGATGCTGCACTTCAAAACAGAATTTCCGTTTTCAATAAATGGAACTTCCAAAGAAGAGAAAACCGATTGGCAAGTTTTGCTTTAAGATATCTTTATGAAGACCGTTTTGGCGGCGAAATGCAGTGGAATAAATCGTATCGAGGAAGTAATGAAGTTTATGGGGAAAGTATTTATACGAATAGAATAGAAGCTTTTGGGGTTTATCAATGGCCAATAAAAGAAAGTGTAATTACTCAGTTTTCTTATAATTTTCACGATCAAAATTCATTTTATGGAAGCAATCCTTTTACAGCAACTCAAAAAGTAGCTTTTGCGCAAACTTATTGGGATAAAAAACTGGGAGATCACGATTTGATTTTGGGAGCAACTTTCAAAAAAACATTTTATGATGACAATACTCCCGGAACTTTGTCAGCTGACGGATTCACAAACAATCCGATGAAATCACCCATTTTCGGAGCTTTTATTCAGGATCAATGGGAGATTAATGAAAAACATACTTTGCTTTTAGGTTACAGATTTGATTATGATAAAATTCATCATTCTGTACATTCACCAAGATTTGCATGGAAGTTTTCTCCAAATCCTTATCACACTTTAAGATTAAATTTCGGGACGGGTTTCCGTGTTGTCAATTTATTTACAGAAGATCATGCCGCTTTGACGGGTTCGCGCGAAGTGGTTATTCAATCAGATTTAAAACCTGAAAGATCTGTCAACGGGAATTTAAATTATATGTGGAAAATTCCGGTTGGTGATAGAATGATCAATTTCGATGCTTCTGCATTTTACACGTATTTCAGCAATAAAATTGTGGGAGATTTTGATTCTGAACCTGATAAAATTATTTATGATAATCTGCAAGGTTACGGTGTTTCACGAGGTTTATCTTTGAATCTTGATTACAGTTTCAGTTTTCCTTTTAGCATTAATCTAGGAATAACCTATTTAGATGTTTATCAAAAATTTGATGGCGAAAACGAAAAAGTTCAGCAGCTTCACGCCCCGAAATGGAGCGGAACATATAGTTTAACGTATAAATTTCCTAGTAATTTGACGATAGATTTTACCGGACAATTTTACGGACCGATGCGACTTCCTGTTTTACCAAATGATTACCGACCGGAATATTCGCCGTTTAATTCTTTGGCAAATGTTCAGGTTTCTAAGAGTTTCGAATCAGGATTTGAAGTATATTGCGGTATTAAAAATTTATTCAATTTCACTCCAAATGATCCTTTGATGCGACCTTTTGATCCGTTTGATAAAAACGTGAATGATCCAATTAATAATCCCAATCATTATACTTTTGATACGACTTATGGTTACGCTCCGATGCAAAGAATCAGAGGTTTTTTAGGAGTGAAATATAATTTGAGATGA
- a CDS encoding DUF1304 domain-containing protein translates to MEIVAKILIALVAVEHLYILWMEMFAWETKGKEVFKAALPAEMFKPTKGLAANQGLYNGFLAAGLIWSFFIEDPKWQTNVALFFLICVAIAGIYGAISATKKIFFVQALPAILGIIAVLLK, encoded by the coding sequence ATGGAAATTGTTGCAAAAATTCTGATCGCTTTGGTCGCAGTAGAACATCTCTACATTCTCTGGATGGAAATGTTTGCGTGGGAAACCAAAGGAAAAGAAGTTTTCAAAGCTGCTTTACCTGCAGAAATGTTTAAACCCACAAAAGGTTTGGCAGCAAATCAAGGATTGTATAACGGATTTTTAGCTGCAGGATTGATATGGTCTTTCTTCATTGAAGATCCGAAATGGCAAACCAATGTAGCTTTATTTTTCCTGATTTGTGTGGCGATTGCGGGAATTTACGGTGCCATTTCAGCAACCAAGAAAATATTTTTCGTACAGGCTTTACCTGCGATTTTAGGGATTATTGCTGTTTTGTTGAAATAA
- a CDS encoding thioredoxin family protein has product MKTITFSDLEKLQKESPKPMIIHLYTDWCSVCKIESFQIKKDKNLIKMINENFHMINFEAEKTKHTINFQGKEFKYLPNGNSGIHELALSLSKNKKQPVYPLWIFIDKNQNLVYYHEGEFKPEKMKEKLREISTL; this is encoded by the coding sequence ATGAAAACAATTACATTTTCAGATTTGGAAAAATTGCAGAAAGAAAGTCCAAAACCGATGATCATTCATCTTTACACCGATTGGTGCTCGGTTTGTAAAATCGAATCTTTTCAAATTAAAAAAGATAAAAATTTAATAAAAATGATCAATGAAAATTTTCATATGATCAATTTTGAAGCAGAAAAAACGAAACATACAATCAATTTCCAGGGAAAAGAATTTAAATATTTACCCAACGGAAATTCCGGAATTCACGAGTTGGCTTTGTCCTTATCTAAAAATAAAAAACAACCAGTTTATCCTTTATGGATTTTTATAGATAAGAATCAGAATTTGGTATATTATCATGAAGGGGAATTTAAACCTGAAAAAATGAAAGAGAAATTAAGGGAAATTTCTACTTTATAG